A genomic segment from Enoplosus armatus isolate fEnoArm2 chromosome 12, fEnoArm2.hap1, whole genome shotgun sequence encodes:
- the sdhaf4 gene encoding succinate dehydrogenase assembly factor 4, mitochondrial — MSVVRLCPSISRHVVSKGLAVDYLCNSAGCSRGFSGAAKDKEPLKKAKTPQGRFDTTEDRSKDVLQKFPDDVNPITKEKGGPRGPEPTRYGDWERKGRCVDF; from the exons ATGTCTGTTGTGCGGTTGTGTCCTTCAATCAGCAGACATGTTGTTTCTAAGGGGCTGGCTGTGGACTATCTATGTAACAGTGCAG GGTGTTCACGGGGGTTCAGCGGAGCGGCGAAGGACAAGGAGCCACTGAAGAAAGCTAAAACCCCGCAGGGTCGGTTTGACACCACCGAGGACAGGAGCAAAGATGTTCTGCAAA AGTTCCCTGATGATGTGAACCCCATAACCAAGGAGAAGGGGGGTCCTCGCGGTCCAGAGCCCACCCGCTACGGAGACTGGGAGAGAAAGGGCCGCTGTGTCGACTTCTAG
- the cep68 gene encoding centrosomal protein of 68 kDa, with translation MEAKGCSQRWKMHLPEFKHSRRCLTLTTKDSERGKTQRERDRGGPHKSVTMAPTSRYLTDRQYVMRKPLFSAEQHASILKKTYPQKHTEKEKQLGVVREENPQHTDMNFLTRAREEMTPENFTLSDSDISLPVGSREDLSSPLGVSDLRARLCHEEPTFGSPFPGSRSAQQSLSSSILEVQRLNPPLRPRLTSTVLYPTYNLRSGYSRPGQTNLRLRQREEIGGGETKVCSSEGHSKGHPLSLHQANYWSCAIPKALPPSPDRHFAGWDPNREYQALLDYTYPLRPGQVVSEWDSSEPQGDSLLQTDPTLQDSGIELDHLCSSTSLLGLGFTASSTGQTRERSTLGVDHRSPDLQGFTKSSDGLSSGALLSRTDPVGLSLDSLDCSKNRGGMNRYKNDGHHHQHHAVSSSTSTAFICSTRVLPQSRYVCAEVDEEFWPLPEQLEELQLLSQQVREVTAQLSRPVTASWESVGPGTTSILSSITQPEKQEGEVKEPEGNNVAAQTADHRDSGAAKRSSGAWVEPVGGGLSWSSLREVEALVDQLCGLTLPGSQRSSQEDQERNESLMQHIQVFSSHLEQLIQRLYLVSEKMELLSVPTVDIDSVKLSLADYQSFQREVSSQQPLTSCVLHTGRLLLSFINTTSPLLRDTLLLIERQSGALETHTEHFFSSILSAMDSLTQSIKPSSVQQSREEDPGPEGVQGSL, from the exons ATGGAAGCCAAGGGATGCAGCCAGCGATGGAAGATGCATCTCCCAGAGTTTAAACACAGCAGGAGATGCCTGACTCTAACTACAAAAGACAGTGAAAGAGgcaagacacagagagaaagagatagaggaGGGCCACACAAAAGTGTTACTATGGCGCCCACCTCCAGgtatctgacagacagacagtatgTCATGAGAAAGCCTCTGTTCTCTGCAGAACAACATGCATCTATCTTAAAGAAGACATATCCACAGAAGCACACAGAGAag GAGAAACAGTTGGGTGTTGTAAGAGAAGAAAATccacaacacactgacatgaacTTTTTGACCAGAGCAAGAGAGGAGATGACCCCAGAAAACTTCACCCTCTCTGACAGTGACATCTCACTTCCCGTAGGCTCTAGAGAAGACCTCAGCTCACCCTTGGGTGTCTCAGACCTCAGGGCCAGGCTGTGCCATGAAGAACCCACTTTTGGATCACCTTTCCCTGGCAGCAGATCAGCGCAGCAGAGCCTCTCGAGTTCCATCCTGGAGGTTCAGAGACTAAATCCTCCTCTGAGGCCACGACTGACCTCCACTGTCCTGTATCCTACCTACAACCTTCGCTCAGGATACTCCAGGCCAGGCCAGACTAATCTCAGgctgaggcagagggaggagatagGTGGGGGTGAGACCAAAGTATGCTCTTCTGAAGGACACTCCAAAGGACATCCATTGTCTCTCCATCAGGCGAACTACTGGTCCTGCGCCATCCCTAAAGCTTTGCCTCCATCTCCAGACAGGCATTTTGCAGGCTGGGACCCAAATAGGGAGTACCAGGCCCTACTGGACTACACCTACCCTCTGAGACCAGGACAGGTGGTCAGTGAGTGGGACAGCTCTGAGCCCCAGGGAGACTCCCTCCTCCAAACAGACCCCACCCTTCAGGACTCAGGGATTGAACTGGACCACCTTTGTAGCTCCACCAGCCTGTTAGGGTTGGGCTTTACAGCGAGCAGCACAGGGCAGACAAGAGAAAGAAGCACTCTTGGTGTGGATCATAGGTCGCCTGACCTGCAGGGGTTCACCAAATCCTCAGATGGTCTGTCCTCTGGTGCCCTGCTCTCCCGAACAGATCCTGTGGGTTTGTCCTTGGACAGTCTGGACTGCAGTAAGAACAGAGGTGGAATGAATCGTTACAAGAATGATGGTCACCATCATCAGCACCATGCAGTGtcctcctctacctccactGCTTTTATCTGCTCCACCAGAGTTCTCCCACAGTCCAGGTATGTATGTGCGGAGGTGGACGAGGAGTTCTGGCCTCTtccagagcagctggaggagctgcagctgctgtctcaACAG GTGAGGGAGGTTACAGCCCAACTGAGCCGGCCTGTCACAGCCAGCTGGGAGTCTGTGGGGCCAGGTAccacctccatcctctcctccatcacccAGCCTGAGAAACAGGAGGGTGAAGTCAAAGAGCCGGAGGGCAACAATGTTGCTGCTCAGACAg CTGATCACAGGGACTCTGGGGCAGCAAAGAGGAGTTCTGGAGCCTGGGTGGAGCCTGTTGGAGGGGGACTGAGTTGGTCCAGTCTCAGGGAGGTGGAGGCTTTGGTGGATCAGCTGTGTGGCCTCACCCTGCCTGGCAGCCAGAGGAGTAGCCAGGAGGACCAGGAGCGAAATGAGTCCCTGATGCAACACATCCAG GTCTTCAGTTCACACCTGGAGCAGCTCATCCAGCGGCTGTATTTAGTGTCAGAGAAGATGGAGCTGCTGTCTGTGCCCACTGTGGACATAGACAGTGTGAAGTTGTCTCTGGCTGACTATCAG AGTTTTCAGAGAGAAGTGAGCAGCCAACAACCCTTGACCTCCTGTGTTTTGCACACTGGACGGCTTCTCCTCAGCTTCATCAACACCACATCTCCAC TTTTAAGAGACACCTTGCTGTTGATTGAGAGGCAGTCTGGAGCTCTGGAGACCCACACTGAAcactttttctcctccatcctgTCTGCCATGGACAGCCTGACCCAGTCCATTAAGCCCAGTTCagtccagcagagcagagaggaggaccCGGGTCCTGAGGGAGTCCAGGGGTCTTTGTGA